One window from the genome of Oceanisphaera sp. IT1-181 encodes:
- a CDS encoding DNA topoisomerase III, with protein MILYIAEKPSLGRALAAALPQPQQKNEGFIRLGNGDVVTWCIGHLLEQAQPDAYDPAFKQWRLEHLPIIPREWKLEAKPKTRSQLAVVKKLLKQATEIVHVGDPDREGQLLVDQVISFCGVSSAKRERVQRCLISDLNPSAVKKSLAALRSNKEFVPLSVSALARSRADWLYGINMSRLCTIQGQKMGYQGVLSVGRVQTPLLGLVVRRDQEIADFTAKTYFDVLAHLTTEQAQAFKAKWQPSAACAPWQDEEGRVLSQSLADNVVKRITQQNGRVTKAETKSRQQPPPLPYNLSSLQIDAARRFGLSAKQVLDICQTLYERHKLLTYPRSDNRYLPSEHFSQAGAVTQAIANTCTELAGALSGADLSRRSKAWDDKKVAAHHAIIPTAKAMDGSKLSSTELKVYQLVARQYLAQFYPPWQYEDKLLELEIAGGRFVARARQQGSPGWKQLFAQTRQASPAEPEDEELQSQLPALTVGDTVFCVRGERLDKLTQPPRYFTDATLLAAMTNIARYVTDGELKKILRDTDGLGTEATRAGIIELLFTRQFLRREGKQIRATEAGAQLIASLPASATTPDMTARWESVLDAISRKQAGYQAFMTDLETSLPQLIAAVDVNAFKGLKGSGKAPNFKKRKGRAKTAKPNS; from the coding sequence ATGATCCTTTATATCGCCGAAAAGCCTAGTCTTGGGCGCGCCTTAGCGGCCGCCTTGCCACAACCTCAGCAAAAGAATGAGGGCTTTATTCGTCTGGGTAATGGCGATGTGGTTACTTGGTGTATTGGTCATTTGCTTGAACAGGCCCAGCCCGATGCTTACGACCCCGCATTTAAGCAATGGCGCTTAGAGCACTTGCCGATTATTCCTCGCGAGTGGAAGTTAGAAGCCAAGCCTAAAACTCGCAGTCAGCTAGCCGTGGTCAAAAAGCTGCTTAAGCAAGCCACCGAGATAGTGCACGTGGGGGACCCGGATCGCGAAGGTCAGTTGTTGGTAGATCAAGTGATCAGCTTTTGTGGTGTGTCTAGCGCTAAGCGCGAGCGCGTGCAGCGCTGTTTAATCAGTGATCTTAACCCCAGTGCAGTTAAAAAATCGCTGGCGGCCCTGCGCTCCAATAAAGAGTTTGTGCCCTTGTCGGTATCGGCATTGGCCCGCTCTCGCGCTGATTGGTTGTACGGCATTAATATGAGTCGGCTGTGCACCATTCAGGGGCAAAAAATGGGCTATCAAGGCGTGCTGTCGGTGGGGCGCGTGCAAACGCCGCTACTGGGCTTAGTGGTGCGCCGCGACCAAGAGATCGCCGACTTTACTGCCAAGACTTATTTTGACGTGCTAGCGCACCTCACCACAGAGCAAGCCCAAGCATTTAAGGCAAAATGGCAACCCAGCGCAGCCTGTGCGCCTTGGCAGGATGAAGAAGGGCGGGTGTTATCTCAGAGTTTGGCCGATAACGTAGTCAAGCGTATTACCCAGCAAAACGGTCGCGTGACTAAAGCTGAAACTAAATCCCGCCAACAGCCACCGCCCTTGCCTTATAATTTATCCTCCTTGCAAATAGATGCCGCGCGCCGTTTTGGCTTAAGCGCCAAGCAGGTACTCGATATCTGTCAGACGCTCTACGAGCGCCATAAATTGCTCACCTATCCCCGCTCCGATAATCGCTATTTGCCCAGTGAGCATTTTTCCCAAGCCGGTGCTGTGACGCAAGCGATCGCTAACACCTGCACTGAGCTGGCAGGTGCCTTAAGCGGTGCTGATTTAAGTCGGCGCAGTAAAGCATGGGATGATAAAAAAGTGGCGGCGCATCACGCTATTATTCCTACTGCTAAAGCCATGGATGGCAGCAAATTATCCAGTACCGAGCTAAAGGTGTATCAACTAGTGGCTCGCCAATATTTGGCGCAGTTTTATCCGCCTTGGCAGTATGAGGATAAATTACTGGAGCTGGAGATTGCCGGTGGCCGCTTTGTGGCTCGCGCCCGTCAACAAGGCAGCCCGGGGTGGAAGCAGCTATTTGCCCAAACTCGCCAAGCCAGCCCAGCAGAGCCTGAGGATGAAGAGCTGCAGTCACAGCTGCCGGCATTAACGGTGGGGGATACAGTGTTTTGTGTACGCGGTGAGCGACTCGACAAACTCACTCAGCCGCCGCGTTATTTTACCGATGCCACCTTGTTGGCCGCCATGACCAATATTGCACGCTACGTAACGGACGGCGAGCTGAAAAAAATATTGCGCGACACCGATGGCTTAGGCACTGAGGCCACGCGAGCAGGGATTATCGAATTGCTATTTACCCGCCAGTTTTTACGCCGCGAAGGTAAGCAAATTCGTGCCACAGAGGCCGGCGCCCAGTTGATTGCCAGTTTACCGGCTTCTGCCACCACGCCCGATATGACGGCCCGTTGGGAGTCGGTACTGGACGCCATCAGTCGCAAGCAAGCCGGTTATCAAGCCTTTATGACGGATCTGGAAACGTCATTGCCACAGTTAATTGCCGCCGTGGATGTGAACGCTTTTAAGGGCCTAAAAGGCAGCGGTAAAGCGCCAAATTTTAAAAAGCGTAAAGGGCGAGCTAAAACGGCGAAGCCTAACTCCTAA
- a CDS encoding protein-methionine-sulfoxide reductase heme-binding subunit MsrQ, whose translation MRIKLSPKKITGLKVLLHLAAILPLVWLPWAFSVGRFSADPIPELIQYFGDWALRILLLSLCVSPLAKALKSATLIKVRRLIGLWSFAYASLHLLVWLWLDLQWGWSLIGSEIIKRGFVTLGMLSWLILLLLSLTSLQKIQRRLGRYWQRLHNWVYLAAVLIPIHYWWAVKSGWIQPLIYLLLSLSLLWWRRDKLLRPLKGLFKRQTSSTKRR comes from the coding sequence CTGCGTATAAAATTAAGCCCGAAGAAGATAACCGGCCTTAAAGTGCTGCTGCATCTTGCGGCTATATTGCCGTTAGTGTGGCTGCCGTGGGCGTTTTCGGTCGGCCGCTTTAGTGCCGACCCTATTCCTGAACTGATCCAGTATTTTGGGGATTGGGCGCTGCGCATCTTATTGCTGAGCTTGTGTGTTTCGCCGTTGGCCAAGGCGCTTAAAAGTGCGACCTTGATTAAGGTGCGCCGCCTTATCGGCTTGTGGAGTTTTGCCTATGCCAGTTTACATCTACTGGTGTGGTTATGGTTGGATCTGCAATGGGGCTGGAGTCTAATTGGTAGCGAGATTATTAAACGCGGCTTTGTCACCCTTGGCATGTTGTCTTGGTTAATACTCTTGCTGCTGAGCTTAACGTCCCTACAAAAAATCCAACGACGCCTAGGTCGCTACTGGCAGCGGTTGCATAACTGGGTCTATTTGGCGGCAGTCTTGATCCCCATTCATTACTGGTGGGCCGTGAAGTCGGGCTGGATCCAACCGCTTATTTATCTGCTGCTGAGCCTCAGCTTATTATGGTGGCGTCGTGACAAGCTGCTGCGCCCACTCAAAGGCCTATTTAAGCGTCAAACATCCAGCACTAAGCGCAGGTAG